GTGATTTCTGGGCTTGCTTGTAGCCTGTCCGCCGAGGCTGCCTGGAGGCCTGCCCTGTCACCTGGTGCCAACCCGGTGGACGTGTCCGCTTCTtgcatcaccccccacccccttagcCAGTGCTGGGGGCATAGCCTGTGAGGATGAGCCCGGTGTAGGGGGACAAGGCCAGGGATCCACTCCCCCCCTTGTGTCGTCCTGCGTACACTCCCATCCCCCAGGGAAGCCAGCTGGACCTGCCGGCCCTTCACCCCCAAGCCGACTCCGCTGCAGGGGTCCCTAAGCTGTAGGAGCTGCTAGGTTACGTCAGAGTGAGGTGTGTGCCGGCCCAAGGTCGTGTTTTACCCTTCCTGGGAGGAGTTCGGTCTGGGCCCTCCCACTTGACCGGCACTGACTCTAGCCACCCTGGCAGACCAGGAGAGCCGGGAAGCCCGGGGCCCTGCTCACTCGCCCTATTCCCTTTGAGCCCCTGCGGGTACACAAGTCCTCTGGGCACGGGGGGGATGCCCAAACTGGGCGATGCCCTTGCCCTTGGGCACTCGTGCTGGGGCACTCTGTGGGCACACACATCTGTGTTGTGTGTACAAACCTGCAGCCTCAAGGGCCACACGGCCCTCCCAGTATGGGGGTGTGGGGATCGAGTGAGGAACTGGACCCCACAGAGGCAAGGTGTGTACAGGGCTAGGCGGTGGCCTAGGGATAGGTTGAGATGGGGGGGCTCTGTGCAGAGGCCCCGAATTGCCCACGAGCCCCGAATTGCCCACAAGCATGCCCAGAGGCATGTCGGCCTGGACACCCAGCTTTGCACTGCCAGGCTTGGGGTGGAGGTGTTGGGCCTGACTAGGCAGGCCTGGAAACGAGCCAGAGTCTTGCCTCCCTCCACAGGTGCACTGGCCTGCAGGCCCCGGGAGCTCGGCCTGGGCGATGCCCTTCGGGTTCCCCGTGCCCGAGGGGAGCGTCGGAGGCACACCATCACCAACGGCGTGGACTGTGACCTGGTGGGTGAGGGCTCTGGGGGATTGTCCATGTTGCCTGGGATTGGACTTGGCCCACGCTTGGTCTCCTGGACCAGCCCTCCTCCTGGGAGGTAGCCACCAAGCCTGGGTTCCGGGGGGGCTGGCATGGCAGTTGGTTATAAACATGTCTCCCCTCGCGGGCTTGAATCCACTGGAGGGACGGCTCAAGGCCAGATGAAGAAGGCCttcagggaggagggggcctgggtgTGCGGCGGCTTGCGGAGCACGCACGGCCCCTCCCCGGAACGGCCCAGCTCGCCTGCTCCCTGGGAGAAGGTGCACGGGGGGTGAGGGCAGGTGGTGTCCTATGGGGTGCAGGTGTGGGCAGGTCAGCGCTGGTGGGGCTGGTCTGCCGTGTGTGGCCGGGGTTCCTCATGAGCACGTGGCCTCCCCGCGTGTGGCAGCTGAAGCAGATgcaggagctggagcaggagaaggaggtgCTGCTGCAGGGCCTGGAGATGATGGCGCGCGGCCGCGACTGGTACCAGCAGCAGCTCCAGCGTGTGCGGGAGCGCCGGCGCCGCCTGGGCCAGAGCAGGGCCCGCGCCGTGAGTGCTGCCCCAGGGCTGCCCGTCCCTGTCCTGAGACCCATCGTGAGCACGGGTGGTGCCAGCGTGCTGGGACCCCTCCAACACACACGCACTGCGCATGCCCTGGGGCAGGCGTCCCCCAGCGGTGACACCCATGGGCTCCCTGTCTGCTCTGAGCAGTCACTCGGGTGGGGGCCGGGAGCGGCCCCTGTGAGGGTCCCCCCGGGGCACGGTGGCTGATCTGTGGCCGGTCCTGCTCGATGActtcccctctcctgcttccctcccaggaCGTGGGCGCTGAGGGGAGCCCCCTCCCGCTGGGCCAGCTGCTGCCCAAGGTACAGGAGGTGGCCCGGTGCCTGGGGGAGCTGCTGGCTGCGGCCTGTGCCGGCCGGGTGAGTGTCCCCTGTGCCACCCGGCACCTGTGCCCAGCGTGGGGCCACCCCCCCTTGCCCTGGAGGCTGTGCCCGGGGATGCCAGGCCCGCTTGACCTGCCTGACCATGCCCTCCCACAGGCTCCACCCTCATTGTCCTCGGGGCCCCCGTGCCCGGCCCCCACCTCACCTTCAGCCCCGGGCTGGCAGCAGCAGACCGTGCTCATGCTGAAGGAGCAGAACCGGCTCCTCACCCAGGTGAGTGCGGGGAGGGCTGAGGGTGGGGGCCAGAGGCCTGCGGGACCCTGACCGACCTCCTACCTGCCCAGGAGGTGACGGACAAGAGCGAGCGGATCACGCAGCTGGAGCAGGAGAAATCCGCGCTGATCAAGCAGCTGTTCGAGGCGCGCGCGCTCAGCCAGCAGGACGCCGGGCCCTTGGACTCTACCTTCCTCTAGCTGCTGGGGGGCCCTGACCCGCTCTCGGCCTGCCGTGGTGGTCAGCACGCGCAggcccctctctgagccccactgGGCTGAAGACCACCTGACTGGCCTGGACCCCGTTTCCATCCCCTCGCACCGTCTGGGCTCTCCTGCAGCCCCCGGCGGAGCCGGTGGGTGGGCCGTGTGCGAGAGCACCCCACGGCCCCAGAAACGGGCTCCCTCCTGGCCTCGGGGGGCTGAACCGGGCTGGGGCTGCATTGTGCTGACAGCCTGAAGCTGTGGCAGTCGCCGTCAGTGGACCGCGGGGGACACCACCCAGTGTTTGCCGGATCTCAGGCAGTTCTGCCATGGTCACAGGTGGCCTGGCCTCTCTGACCTGGGGTGTCCAGTGGAAGGTGCTGGTCCCACTAGGCTGCACTTCTGGCCGCAGCCAGCAGAGGGTGCCTCGTACACAACGCCTGGAACTGCCCAGCCGtggccagggccagggctggTCTCCTGCGAGGTGTGCGCCCTGGGGCCCAGCAGGAGATTGGGTCCAGGAGCCCAAGGCCATCTTCCCTCCCTGAGGGGGTGATGGAAGGGGTGTCTGGTCCTGGGGGAGCTCCGGGGGTGAGCTCTCAGAGTTCACACCTGGGCCGAGGCGGCCTGCCTGCTCCCCCTCACCGACCCCAGGCCTTAAAACAACATGGGTTAATGCTCACGAGCCCGCAGAGTGGCCTGTGACCCATGCTCTGGGCCTTGGGCCCACCAGGCACCCTGGCCAGGGCGGGATACGGTCAACAGGGCAGCTGTGgtgcgcccctcccccagggaggTCTGTCCCCACAAGAGATGTCAGCATGGGCCTCCCAGGTGAGCCCCCCAGGTCCCCTGCCAGGGCCTGCTCACATGACTTGAGGTTCCCAGGTGTAGGGACCGCCCTGTTCCCACCCCTAGCTTGGCATCAGACTTGGAAACCCAGAGGGCTCAGGAAGAGACGAGGCAGGGCCCTTGTCAGGGACAACTCCCCAGCCCTATACCAGGCCCCCCAGAGGGGAGCCCCACCCCAGGAGGGGCCTTGTGACCTGGGCCCCAGTCCCCACAGGAACTCACCTCCCACACTGAGGACAGGACATCCCCGTTGGGTTGTGCAGTGGGGGGCCCCAGGCATGGGGTGAGTATGGAGAGACCCCATAAACCCAGGGAGTTTAGGCACGTGGACTCCCGCGGCCACAGAGGGTCCTGGCTGCGGAGGAGGGGTCCCAGGTGCAGAGCAACTGTCGGCTCCCTGCCAGCTCCAGCTCTGGGCTCCCCACACTGTGCTCAGGGCTTACAGAGGGTGGGGGACTGTCCAGCATGCAAGCTGCCCTCCTTGGAGGATGGGGTAGGGCTCTTCTGGGGCCCCAAAGACCCCCAGGCCTAGACCCATGCAGGCTCTAGGGGAGGGGAACCAAGAGGGGAGTGGGGCCCTGAAAGGTGAGACAGGGCCCCCAGCACCCTTTGGGACATTCAGGGCAAGGGCCAGTCCCGGAGAAATCGTCCCAGCTGGCCGTCTGAGACCCGCCCACCAGGAGCTCTTGGACCCGCTCTTCGCCCTTCTTCCCAAGACCAGTCCCTCCGCACCAGCCCAGACCCTGAGCCCACCGTCGCACTCGGAGTCCCTTCACAGGCTCTCCAAGTGCAACCAGTGACATTTCCAAACCTGAGCACTAACCCCGCCCTTGCTCTTAACCATCCCGTGCCCCTGTCACTCAGGGCAGCCCCCAGGCTCAGcctccaccaccctccccagGCACGGCCGGTAGCCGGCCCCCAGCCCGGCAGCCAGCCTCCACCTCTGGTCTTTGCAAATGTCTCCTAGaacaccccctccccgcctcacCCCCCTCACCCGGACCCAACCCTCCTCCACAGAACCCAGCAATGGGAGGGGCTGTAACCCTGAAGCTGGCGGTCTGAAGCCAGGCGCTTGTGGGCCCGGACACCACAAGAGAAGAAATCCAGGTGGCCCCAGGCTGGCAGGTCCCAGACAGCTGGCAGAAGCACTGGTGACATCCGGGGctaagttggggtggggggtgctgtcTTGCTGTGACGGTGACGCCATCCCCGGGCTGCACCCTCTGTCGTGACAACTGAAATGTCTCAAGGTGTTGCCAAATGTCCGAAGGCGGACGGTGGTCGAAACGTTGTCCCTGATTG
The DNA window shown above is from Mustela erminea isolate mMusErm1 chromosome 12, mMusErm1.Pri, whole genome shotgun sequence and carries:
- the SAPCD2 gene encoding suppressor APC domain-containing protein 2, translating into MAGAAMAEAGRGPPAAPGTEGLPRAFLQSLRTLFDILDDRRRGCVHLREIESRWQGADAHELPRGVLEGLRRVAPASGYLTFERFVAGLRTSLLSADGGPRGQARAPARGGCPTRPGGPPPPPRLMFAPADEPRTVLERKPLPLGSRPPAAGPGGAARSLEKLCGPAEAAPGPAEPERPQGAALERSPSADAGALACRPRELGLGDALRVPRARGERRRHTITNGVDCDLLKQMQELEQEKEVLLQGLEMMARGRDWYQQQLQRVRERRRRLGQSRARADVGAEGSPLPLGQLLPKVQEVARCLGELLAAACAGRAPPSLSSGPPCPAPTSPSAPGWQQQTVLMLKEQNRLLTQEVTDKSERITQLEQEKSALIKQLFEARALSQQDAGPLDSTFL